The following are from one region of the Mus musculus strain NOD/ShiLtJ chromosome 17 genomic scaffold, GRCm38.p6 alternate locus group NOD/ShiLtJ MMCHR17_CHO_IDD1 genome:
- the Ddx39b gene encoding spliceosome RNA helicase Ddx39b: MAENDVDNELLDYEDDEVETAAGADGTEAPAKKDVKGSYVSIHSSGFRDFLLKPELLRAIVDCGFEHPSEVQHECIPQAILGMDVLCQAKSGMGKTAVFVLATLQQLEPVTGQVSVLVMCHTRELAFQISKEYERFSKYMPNVKVAVFFGGLSIKKDEEVLKKNCPHIVVGTPGRILALARNKSLNLKHIKHFILDECDKMLEQLDMRRDVQEIFRMTPHEKQVMMFSATLSKEIRPVCRKFMQDPMEIFVDDETKLTLHGLQQYYVKLKDNEKNRKLFDLLDVLEFNQVVIFVKSVQRCIALAQLLVEQNFPAIAIHRGMPQEERLSRYQQFKDFQRRILVATNLFGRGMDIERVNIAFNYDMPEDSDTYLHRVARAGRFGTKGLAITFVSDENDAKILNDVQDRFEVNISELPDEIDISSYIEQTR; this comes from the exons ATGGCAGAGAACGATGTGGACAATGAGCTCTTGGACTACGAAGACGACGAGGTGGAGACAGCCGCTGGGGCAGATGGGACCGAGGCTCCCGCCAAGAAAGACGTCAAGGGCTCCTACGTCTCCATCCACAGCTCCGGCTTCCGAGATTTTCTACTCAAGCCAGAGCTGCTCCGGGCCATCGTTGACTGTGGCTTTGAGCATCCATCAGAGG tCCAGCATGAGTGCATCCCGCAGGCCATTCTGGGGATGGATGTCCTGTGCCAGGCCAAGTCAGGCATGGGAAAAACAGCAGTGTTTGTCCTGGCCACACTGCAGCAGCTGGAGCCCGTTACTGGGCAG GTGTCTGTGCTGGTGATGTGTCACACTAGGGAGCTGGCTTTTCAGATCAGCAAGGAATATGAGCGCTTCTCTAAGTACATGCCGAATGTCAAG GTGGCAGTGTTTTTTGGCGGTCTGTCTATCAAGAAGGACGAAGAGGTGCTGAAGAAGAACTGCCCACACATCGTCGTGGGGACTCCTGGCCGAATTCTAGCCCTGGCTCGAAATAAGAGCCTGAACCTCAAACACATTAAACACTTTATTTTGGACGAGTGTGACAAGATGCTTGAACAGCTCG ACATGCGTCGGGATGTCCAGGAAATTTTTCGCATGACCCCCCATGAGAAGCAGGTCATGATGTTCAGTGCTACCTTGAGCAAAGAGATCCGCCCAGTCTGCCGCAAGTTCATGCAAGAT CCTATGGAGATCTTCGTGGATGACGAGACCAAGTTGACGCTGCACGGGTTGCAGCAGTACTACGTGAAACTGAAGGACAACGAGAAGAACCGGAAGCTCTTTGATCTTCTCGATGTCCTCGAGTTCAACCAG GTGGTGATCTTTGTGAAGTCCGTGCAGCGCTGCATCGCCCTGGCCCAGCTTCTAGTGGAACAGAACTTCCCAGCCATTGCTATCCATCGTGGAATGCCCCAGGAGGAGAG GCTCTCTCGGTATCAGCAGTTCAAGGATTTTCAGCGGAGGATTCTTGTGGCTACCAACCTGTTTGGCCGAGGCATGGATATTGAGCGTGTGAACATTGCTTTCAACTATGACATGCCAGAGGACTCGGACACCTACCTGCACAGG GTGGCCAGAGCGGGCCGGTTTGGCACCAAGGGCTTGGCCATCACATTTGTGTCAGATGAGAATGATGCCAAGATCCTGAATGACGTTCAGGACCGTTTCGAGGTCAACATCAGCGAGCTGCCCGATGAGATTGACATTTCCTCCTACA TTGAGCAGACACGGTAG
- the H2-D1 gene encoding H-2 class I histocompatibility antigen, D-B alpha chain precursor: MGAMAPRTLLLLLAAALAPTQTRAGPHSMRYFETAVSRPGLEEPRYISVGYVDNKEFVRFDSDAENPRYEPRAPWMEQEGPEYWERETQKAKGQEQWFRVSLRNLLGYYNQSAGGSHTLQQMSGCDLGSDWRLLRGYLQFAYEGRDYIALNEDLKTWTAADMAAQITRRKWEQSGAAEHYKAYLEGECVEWLHRYLKNGNATLLRTDSPKAHVTHHPRSKGEVTLRCWALGFYPADITLTWQLNGEELTQDMELVETRPAGDGTFQKWASVVVPLGKEQNYTCRVYHEGLPEPLTLRWEPPPSTDSYMVIVAVLGVLGAMAIIGAVVAFVMKRRRNTGGKGGDYALAPGSQSSEMSLRDCKA, encoded by the exons ATGGGGGCGATGGCTCCGCGCAcgctgctcctgctgctggcgGCCGCCCTGGCCCCGACTCAGACCCGCGCGG GCCCACACTCGATGCGGTATTTCGAGACCGCCGTGTCCCGGCCCGGCCTCGAGGAGCCCCGGTACATCTCTGTCGGCTATGTGGACAACAAGGAGTTCGTGCGCTTCGACAGCGACGCGGAGAATCCGAGATATGAGCCGCGGGCGCCGTGGATGGAGCAGGAGGGGCCGGAGTATTGGGAGCGGGAAACACAGAAAGCCAAGGGCCAAGAGCAGTGGTTCCGAGTGAGCCTGAGGAACCTGCTCGGCTACTACAACCAGAGCGCGGGCG GCTCTCACACACTCCAGCAGATGTCTGGCTGTGACTTGGGGTCGGACTGGCGCCTCCTCCGCGGGTACCTGCAGTTCGCCTATGAAGGCCGCGATTACATCGCCCTGAACGAAGACCTGAAAACGTGGACGGCGGCGGACATGGCGGCGCAGATCACCCGACGCAAGTGGGAGCAGAGTGGTGCTGCAGAGCATTACAAGGCCTACCTGGAGGGCGAGTGCGTGGAGTGGCTCCACAGATACCTGAAGAACGGGAACGCGACGCTGCTGCGCACAG ATTCCCCAAAGGCACATGTGACCCATCACCCCAGATCTAAAGGTGAAGTCACCCTGAGGTGCTGGGCCCTGGGCTTCTACCCTGCTGACATCACCCTGACCTGGCAGTTGAATGGGGAGGAGCTGACCCAGGACATGGAGCTTGTGGAGACCAGGCCTGCAGGGGATGGAACCttccagaagtgggcatctgtgGTGGTGCCTCTTGGGAAGGAGCAGAATTACACATGCCGTGTGTACCATGAGGGGCTGCCTGAGCCCCTCACCCTGAGATGGG AGCCTCCTCCGTCCACTGACTCTTACATGGTGATCGTTGCTGTTCTGGGTGTCCTTGGAGCTATGGCCATCATTGGAGCTGTGGTGGCTTTTGTgatgaagagaaggagaaacacaG GTGGAAAAGGAGGGGACTATGCTCTGGCTCCAG GCTCCCAGAGCTCTGAAATGTCTCTCCGAGATTGTAAAG CGTGA